Proteins from a single region of archaeon BMS3Bbin15:
- a CDS encoding DNA-binding transcriptional regulator AsnC, which produces MSKEDEILRILEDNARVSDEDIATMLDIPAEEISRIIKSMEERKIIRKYKAVINWEKFGREKVYAMIDVKIHPERDRGYDSIAERLMRFSEVRNLFLVSGMYDLFVLVEGDNIKEVAGFVAQKLAPLPQVTSTTTHFLLKKYKEDGDILFDREEAERQPISL; this is translated from the coding sequence ATGAGTAAAGAGGATGAAATTCTCAGAATACTTGAAGACAATGCAAGAGTTAGTGATGAGGATATAGCCACAATGCTTGATATTCCAGCTGAAGAGATAAGCAGGATAATAAAGAGTATGGAAGAGCGGAAGATTATAAGGAAGTATAAAGCCGTAATCAACTGGGAAAAATTTGGCAGAGAAAAGGTTTATGCTATGATTGATGTGAAAATACATCCTGAAAGAGATAGGGGTTATGATTCCATAGCCGAACGCCTGATGCGCTTTTCCGAGGTTAGAAATCTTTTTCTGGTCTCAGGTATGTATGACCTGTTTGTACTTGTGGAAGGGGATAACATAAAGGAGGTTGCAGGTTTTGTTGCACAGAAGCTTGCTCCTCTGCCCCAGGTAACAAGTACCACCACCCATTTTCTACTAAAGAAGTATAAGGAAGACGGAGATATTCTATTTGACAGGGAGGAAGCTGAGAGACAGCCCATAAGCTTATGA